In Candidatus Delongbacteria bacterium, the sequence TCTCACATTTACCAGTTCAAATTTTGATGCTAAACTGTAGAATATTAAGAGAAATCACTAGTTTTATTTAAATTTCCAAAACCAATACATATTAAGATAGAATTGTCTTTTGCACACATTCACTAACCTTGCGGTTAGAATTCCGCTTGTGATGGTGTTTTTGTATAGTTCTTAGGTTTGGTAAAACTTGAAGAAGAATTCAATATTTTATCCTCTTTTCTTGTCTTCTCTTCTAGAACCATGATCTCAAGAGTTTACTTATACCGGCTGAACTTGAGCACCGTGTGCTGGGAGAAGTCGGTTCAAGCTGATTGTGCTCAATCAGGTTGAATAATTTAGTGGCGAGGGTCTTTTCTTAAATGGATGTCGATTTTGATCAATCTTTATAAAAAGATTGACCTTTTTGTCTGACTTTTTGGTAAAAAGTCAGTCTTTAATTCCAGCGATAAAGTCATTGGATTCTTATCTTCGTTATCACTGAATTCTTTAAGAATTTTAGCACCGAATAATCCAGAATGAAGACTAATTATGAGAAGATACTCATCTCTGAAACTCTATAAGAGGGCATAAACAGAGTTTGATCGAACAAAGTGAGATATCATATTTCCATCATTTTTAATTTTCAATTGAATGAGCCTTGTCAACTCGAACAATGAGAGAGATCTATTTTAGTCACTGATAACACGAATGAAAATACTGAAGGCAATAATCTACAAAAGGACGCAGAGAGCACGAAGAATAAAAATGTAGGAGAGCCGTTAAAAACACTGAGTTTAGGAGGAAGAGTAGTTACTCATGTTAGATTGAACTTCAGAATTTTTCCATTATAGTTTTGCAGAATAATATACAAAACAATATATTTACATAGTATTATTCGTTAAAGTGATTTAATAAAATGAATAAAGTTGATATCGAACAAAATGTTTAGCAAAAGATTAAAAGGATATAAAGCTATAGGATATGAAATAATCGAAGGTAAGATCCAAAGTAAATGAAATATTTTTTTGTAATGATTCAAATTTATAGAGATAAACACAATTTTAGATGATAAGGATTTAAAAATTATCTAACTCTATTATCATAAAATCAAGCTAAATTACACTGAAAATAAATTATACATGGGTAAATATAGTAAGGATTAAAGAGATGAATACAAAAGACAATATTGAAGCTTGGTCAAAAAATGCTAACTCATTTGGTGATGATTTTCTAAAGAATTATAGAAAAGAAGGTGATTTTTGGCATAAAGAGTTATTAAATGACAAAATACTTGAAAACCTCGGTAATGTTGATAAAATCAAGATATTAGATGCTGGCTGTGGAGAAGGTTACTTTTCAAGAATTCTTGCCATGAGAAATGCAAAAGTTACAGGACTTGAACCTTCTGATTTTATAGATTTTGCCATTGCATATGAACACAATGAACGACTTGGAATCGAATATATCAAAGAAGATTTATGTGATTTTAGTTATAGAGAAAATTATTATGACGCTGTAGTTTCTATTGCTGTAGTTTCTATTAATGTTATGATGGACATTCCTGATTTTAAAACAGTATTAAACAATTGTATAAAAAGCTTAAAATGTGGTGGGATTTTAAGCTTTTCGATACTTCATCCATGTTTCACACCTGTTAAATTTGATATAAAGAAAAATTCATACTCAAAAGTAATGAATTATCACGATAATGGTTTTATCGCTGTGTATGATTATTTTAAAGAAGTACAGGCACAACAAACTCATGATTTTTATAATCATAGAACTTTAAGTACTTATCTAAATTTTCTGATCAATAACGGAATGATAATAAAGAAAATTGACGAACCAAAGTTAGATTCAAAGTTTGATAATACTCTATACTCTAAAGATTGTCATATTCCAACTTTTATTATATTTACAGCAGAAAAGATTGGATAGAAAGTTTAAAGATGCAATTAG encodes:
- a CDS encoding class I SAM-dependent methyltransferase yields the protein MNTKDNIEAWSKNANSFGDDFLKNYRKEGDFWHKELLNDKILENLGNVDKIKILDAGCGEGYFSRILAMRNAKVTGLEPSDFIDFAIAYEHNERLGIEYIKEDLCDFSYRENYYDAVVSIAVVSINVMMDIPDFKTVLNNCIKSLKCGGILSFSILHPCFTPVKFDIKKNSYSKVMNYHDNGFIAVYDYFKEVQAQQTHDFYNHRTLSTYLNFLINNGMIIKKIDEPKLDSKFDNTLYSKDCHIPTFIIFTAEKIG